Within Amycolatopsis sp. cg5, the genomic segment TGGCCTGGTCGCGGTCTTCTTCCCGCTGGCCATGTGGGCCTACCGCCGCCGGGTCTAGCCAAAAAATCCCAATGCGGCATTCGTCAGGTTCCAGCGTCCCAATGTGGCTTTCGTCAGCTCTAACCTGACGAAAGCCACATTGGGGGTGCAAAAGCTGACGAAAGCCGCATTGGGATTTTTTTCCTGGGTCAGGCGCCGGTTTGGCGGATGGTCCAGTCCACTGCGTCCGGTTTGGACAGTGCGGAGCCGAGGCGGTAGTGCTCGGCGTACCCTGCCGCGCCGAGTTCGGCTTCGAGCTGGGGGACGAGGGCGCGCAGCTGCGGGTTGCCGAAGTCGAAGCGGCCGCGGATCACTTCGCTCACGCCGAGCGCGGTCGCCGAGGCCGCGGCGTCGCGTCGGCCGAATCGGAGCTGGGCCAGCACTTCGACGGCACGCGCGAGGTCCGGCATGTCGTGCCGGTCGACGGTCGACCGGCACACCTTGCGGAGCCGGTCCTCGACGGTGTCCCAGTCCTCTTCGAGCACCGCCACTCTGGCTTCCAGCGCGGCCAGCCACTCGTCGCCGATCTCGCCGGGGAACGGCAGCAGCGACTCGACTTCCTTGAAGCGCTGGATCTCGACGCGCACGGCTTCCAGGTCGCGGGTCATCAGCAGCAGCTCGGCCCTGCCGAACGACGCCATCAGGTTCAGCTGCAGGTTGCCGCTGCGCTCGGCGACCGCCTCGGCGCCGCGCACCTCGTGCCAGGCGCCGTCGTGGTCGCCCGCGCGGGCGCGTTCCAGCGCGAGCCGCCAGCGCTGCTGGATGATGTCGTCGTCGGAATTGAGCTCCAGCGCCAATGCCAGGCCCTGCTCGTAGATCTGGATCGCGCCGGCGCCGTCGCCTGCCTGCGAAAGCGCCTCGGCACGCATGCCGAGTGTCATCGCGGTGCCCCACCGGTCACCGATCTCCTGGAACAGCTCCAGCGCCCTGGTCTGCGCGCGATAGCCGCCCTCGACGTCGCCGCGGTCGTTGAGGATGAAGCTCTCCATCCAATGACCTGCCGCGCGCGCCCACGGGTCGTCGCTGCCGATCGACCGCTTGACCTCGCGCATCGCCAGATCGAGGTCGTGGGTGAAGAACGCGAGCATCGGCAGCGCGATGCTCAGCCCGGGGAATCGGGCATACGCGCCGCTGTCGACGCATTCGTCGATGATCGCGCGCACGTCGAGGCCGTCGGGCACGATCGGGATGCTGAGGTTCATCGCGTGGAACGCGCTGATCGAGGCGGCGGCGTCGCGGGGCATGCCGTCGCGCAGCGGCAGCAGCTCCGACATGGTCGACAGGGCACGCTCGTTGTGGCCGCGCAGTATCCAGAACCAGAACATCGACACGGACAGGTCGCACGCGCGCGGCGCGTCCGCGGTGTCGATGGCGTGGCGCAGCGCCGCCATGATGTTGTCCTGCTCGACGTCGTAGACCGCGATCGCGGACAGCTGATCGGCCGTCCTGACCTTCGGCTCGATCTCGCAGGCCAGTTCGGCGTGATAGGTGGTGAACGCCGACCAGGTCTGCTCGACCTCGTCCGCCTCCGCGAGCCGCTCCCCCGCGTAGGCCCTGATGGTCTCCAGCATCCGGTAACGGGGATCGCCGTTGTCGGCGACATAAGCGTCCACAATGGACTTCTCGACCAGCGATCCGACGACGTAAACGCAATCCTCGGCGAGCAGGCTGTCTCCAGCGCAGACCGCCTCGATGGCCGCGAGCCCCGCACCGGCGCCGAACAGGCTGAGCCTGCGCGCGAGCGTGCGCTCGGCGTCGTCGAGCAGGTCCCAGCTCCACTCGACGACCGCGCGCAGGGTGCGCTGGCGGGGCAGCGCCGCGCGGCTGCCGGAGGTGAGCAGGCGGAATCGGTCGTCGAGCCGCTGCGCGATCTGGTCGACGGTCATCGAGCGCAGCCGCGCGGCGGCCAGCTCCAGCGCCAGCGGCATGCCGTCCAGCCTGCGGCAGATCTCGGCCACGGCGTCCACTGTGGACTCGGTGAGCTCGAAGCCCGGCCGCACCGAGCGCGCGCGGTCGACGAAGAGCCGTACCGCGCTCAGCTCGGTCGCCTCGGCGACCGTGAGCCGGTCACCAGGCACCGCCAGCGGCCCGAGCGAGCACAGCGTCTCACCCTCGATGGCCAGCGGTTCCCTGCTGGTGGCCAGTATCCGCAGTCCGGGCACCCGGCCGAGCAGCTGATCGGCGAACCGCGCGGCGGCGTCGATCAGGTGCTCGCAGTTGTCCAGCACCAGCACGCAGTCCCCGCCGCTGAGCGCTTCGACGATGCGCTTGGCCGGGTCCTTCGGCGGCTTACGCGTCTCCGAAGCGATGCGGATGTCCCAGAGCCCGAGCGCGGCCAGCACGGCATCGGCGACGTCGGCCGGATCGCGAACACCGGCCAGCGGCGCGAACCAGACGCGGCCACGCGCGTTCGCCGGGTGCTTGGCGACGGTTTCGGTCGCCAGCCTGGTCTTGCCGGCGCCGCCCGGTCCGACGAGCGTCACCAGCCTGCTGCCCGAGAGCAGCTCGGTGAGCAGCTTGAGCTCGTCCTCGCGGCCGACGAAGCTGGTCAGCCGGGTCGGCAGGTGATCGGCTGCCTTCGCGGGCGCGGTGACCTCGCCACGCAACACCGCGAGGTGGGTCTGCTGCAGCTCGGCGGACGGGTCGACGCCGAGTTCGTCCGCCAGCGTCGCGCGCAGCGTCTCGTACACGGCCAGCGCCTCGGACTGCCTGCCCGCAGACGACAACGCGCGCATCCTCAGCCCGGCCAGCCGCTCGCGCAGCGGATGCGCCGCGCTGGCCGTTTCGAGGTCGGCGAGTATCTCGGCGTGCGCGCCGAGCTGCAGCCGCGCGTCGAAGAGGTCCTCGGTCGCGGTGTCGCGCAGCTCGGTCAGCCTGGTGATCGGCGCACGTGCGAACGGCGCGTCGGCGACGTCGGCGAGCGCGTCGCCACGCCACAGCGCGAGCGCCTCGGCGAGCACCGCGGCGGCCTCTGCGGCACGGCCGGCGGTGAGTTCACGCTTGCCGCGCGCCGCGAGTGTCTCGAAGCGGTGCGCGTCGACCTTCTCGGCGGGCAGGTCGAGCCGGTAACCGCCGGTAGTCGACTCGATACCCGTGCCGACCACCTTGCGGAGCCGGGAAACCAGTGACTGCAACGCGTTCGCGGAGTCCGACGGCAGTTCGGCGCCCCATAGGCCGTCCGTGAGCGCCTCGCTGGTCACCGGCCGACCGGCGGCCAGCGCGAGCCTGGCCAGGAGCATGCGCAGGCGCACCCCGCCGATGTCGACCGGGGTGCCGTCCTCCGCCGTCAGCCGCACCGGGCCGAGCAGTATCACCTGCACCAACCCAGCTTTCCAGACGGCCGCGCCGCGCGTGCCCCTACGGGCCGACCTAAGTGGGGACTTTTGCCATGAACGGGGTAATTCCGGCGCTTTCGGCCGTCCGAGGGGATAGGTTCCGCTCACATTGAGTCACCTGAGGAGAGTTCATGACTAGTCCGAACCGCTGGCGTCGCCGGACCACGGTGTTCGTCGCCGTACTGGCGTGCGTGAGCCTCGGCACCGGCGTGGCGAACGCCGGCTGGGGTGGGGGAAAGCCGGGTAGTGACGGCGCAGGCGACAGCTACTACCCGAAGGACGGCAACGGCGGATACGACGTCGCCGACTACGACCTCGACGTCGACTACGTGCCGTCGACCAAGCAGCTGACCGGCACCGCGAAGATCGCCGCGCGCGCCACCGAGTCGCTGAGCTCGTTCAACCTCGACCTGCACGGCCTGACCGTCGACTCGGTCAAGGTCAACGGCCTGACCGCGAAGTTCAGCCGCGCGGGTGACGAGCTGACCATCTCGCCGCGGCTCACCCTGTGGCGTGGCCTGCCGTTCTTCGCCGAGGTCAAGTACCACGGCGTGCCGGAGGCCATCAACGACCCGCTGCTCGGCCTCAACGGCTGGCAGTTCGCGAAGAACGGCGGCGCGTTCGCGGCAGGCGAGCCGAAGTCGGCGAGCACCTGGTACCCCGTGAACGACACCCCGCGCGACAAGGCGACCTTCCACCTGGCGATGACCGTGCCGAGTGAGTGGGAAGTCATCTCCGTCGGCGAGGAGCGCGGCAAGCGCACGTCGCCGAAGGGCACCACCACGACCTACTGGTCGCTCGACACCCCGACGGTGCCGTACATGACCACGGTCGCCATCGACAAGTGGCAGTTCGAGCGCGGCAAGCTGGCCGACGGCACGCCGATCCTCAACTCGTACGCGCCGGGCACGCCCGACACGACGAAGGCCGCCGAGGCGCGCCTGCCGGAGATCATCGACTTCCTGTCGTCGAAGTTCGGCAAGTACCCGATCGACGCGGCGGGCGGCATCTTCCTCGCCGAGCCGATCGGCTTCTCGCTGGAGACGATGAGCCGTCCGATCTACTCGGGCCGCGCCGGCAACGTGAGCACGATCGTGCACGAGAACGCGCACCAGTGGTACGGCGACTCGGTCGCGGTCGACCTGTGGAAGGACGTCTGCCTCAACGAGTGCTTCGCGTCCTACGCGACGTGGCTGTGGTCGGAGGCGAAGGACAACGTCGACCTCGACGCGCGTTACCTCACGAACGCCAAGAACGGCTCCGACGCGTTCTGGAACTCGCCGGGCAACAAGCTGTACGACATGGGCCCCGGGCGCGAGTTCACGGCCGTCTACAGCAAGGGCCCGCTGGCGCTGCACGCTTTGCGTCGCACGATCGGCGAAGAGGCGTTCAGCAAGGTGCTGAAGACCTGGCCGTCGCTGCACCGTGACGGGAACGCGAGCTTCCCCGAGTTCCAGAAGTACGTGGAGAAGGTCGCGCACAAGAACCTCAAGGGCTTCTTCGACGCCTGGTTCTACACCCCGGCCAAGCCGGCGCCCGAGTACCTCTACCCGGGTCCGTTGAAGCCATAAGGGCTCGTGCGCGTTGCGGGCGGTACTAACCGCCCGCAACGCGCACGACCCTTGCTAGCCTTACCTCGACTCCGCCGTCGCCCCTCGCAGACGTTCACCGTCCGCGCGATGGACGCCGCGAAGAACCTCTCCCCGGACAGTGCGCCGGTCACCGCCACCACCCGCCGCGGCGCGGACGCCGTCGGCGAAGTCACCACGATCGCGCCGGAGACCGACGTGCCATGGGGGCTCGCGTTCCTGCCCGACGGCTCGGCGCTCTACGGCGACCGCGATGCGCAAACCGTCAACCGACTTTCGCGTGACGGCAAGACGAAGACCGTCGCGGGCAAGGTGCCCGGTGTCGTCGGCACCAACGGCGAGGGCGGGCTGCTCGGGCTTGAGCTTTCGCCGCGTTTCCGTTGGGATCACTGGGTTTACCTGTATCACACGTCGGAGACCGACAACCGGATCGTGCGGATCAAGTACGAGCACGGCGCACTGGATCTCGCGTCCGAGCAGGTGCTGCTCTCCGGTATCTCGAAGAACAAGTTCCACAACGGCGGCAGGCTGCGGTTCGGCCCCGATGGCAAGCTCTACGCCTCCGTCGGCGACGGCCAGACGTCCGCGAACGCGCAGGATGTCAACTCCCTCAACGGAAAGATCCTCCGGCTGAACCCGGACGGCTCGCCGGTGGCCGACAATCCCTTCTATGCCAACGGCGGCAACGCGCGCTACGTGTGGAGCATGGGGCACCGCAACCTCGAAGGCCTGGCGTTCGACTCGCACGGCAGGTTGTGGGAATCTGAATTCGGCAACAGCATCCTCGACGAGCTGAACCTGATCGAAAAGGGCGGCAACTACGGCTGGCCGCTCTGCGAAGGCACCGTCGGCGACTGCGCGAACCCGGCGTTCAAGGCGCCCGTCCAGACCTGGAAGGTCGCCGACGCGTCGCCGAGCGGCATCGCGATCGTGCACGACACCATTTACATGTCCGCACTGCGCGGCGAGGCGTTGTGGGTGATGAAGATCGACGGCAAGACCACCAGCACCCCGGTGGCCTACTTCCACGGGAAGTTCGGCCGCGTCCGCACCGTCGAGCCGAGCCCCGACTGCGGACTGTGGATCACCACCTCCAACGGTGGCGACAAGAACAACATCCCCGACGATACCAACGCGCAGTTCCTGCACGTCTCACTGGGCCATTGACCTGACCGGGGTCACCGGCGCGCGCCGGTGACCCCTTGGGGGTAATCCATGTTTCTCCGCCGCTGTCTCGCGGTGCTGACCG encodes:
- a CDS encoding BTAD domain-containing putative transcriptional regulator, with protein sequence MQVILLGPVRLTAEDGTPVDIGGVRLRMLLARLALAAGRPVTSEALTDGLWGAELPSDSANALQSLVSRLRKVVGTGIESTTGGYRLDLPAEKVDAHRFETLAARGKRELTAGRAAEAAAVLAEALALWRGDALADVADAPFARAPITRLTELRDTATEDLFDARLQLGAHAEILADLETASAAHPLRERLAGLRMRALSSAGRQSEALAVYETLRATLADELGVDPSAELQQTHLAVLRGEVTAPAKAADHLPTRLTSFVGREDELKLLTELLSGSRLVTLVGPGGAGKTRLATETVAKHPANARGRVWFAPLAGVRDPADVADAVLAALGLWDIRIASETRKPPKDPAKRIVEALSGGDCVLVLDNCEHLIDAAARFADQLLGRVPGLRILATSREPLAIEGETLCSLGPLAVPGDRLTVAEATELSAVRLFVDRARSVRPGFELTESTVDAVAEICRRLDGMPLALELAAARLRSMTVDQIAQRLDDRFRLLTSGSRAALPRQRTLRAVVEWSWDLLDDAERTLARRLSLFGAGAGLAAIEAVCAGDSLLAEDCVYVVGSLVEKSIVDAYVADNGDPRYRMLETIRAYAGERLAEADEVEQTWSAFTTYHAELACEIEPKVRTADQLSAIAVYDVEQDNIMAALRHAIDTADAPRACDLSVSMFWFWILRGHNERALSTMSELLPLRDGMPRDAAASISAFHAMNLSIPIVPDGLDVRAIIDECVDSGAYARFPGLSIALPMLAFFTHDLDLAMREVKRSIGSDDPWARAAGHWMESFILNDRGDVEGGYRAQTRALELFQEIGDRWGTAMTLGMRAEALSQAGDGAGAIQIYEQGLALALELNSDDDIIQQRWRLALERARAGDHDGAWHEVRGAEAVAERSGNLQLNLMASFGRAELLLMTRDLEAVRVEIQRFKEVESLLPFPGEIGDEWLAALEARVAVLEEDWDTVEDRLRKVCRSTVDRHDMPDLARAVEVLAQLRFGRRDAAASATALGVSEVIRGRFDFGNPQLRALVPQLEAELGAAGYAEHYRLGSALSKPDAVDWTIRQTGA
- a CDS encoding M1 family metallopeptidase yields the protein MTSPNRWRRRTTVFVAVLACVSLGTGVANAGWGGGKPGSDGAGDSYYPKDGNGGYDVADYDLDVDYVPSTKQLTGTAKIAARATESLSSFNLDLHGLTVDSVKVNGLTAKFSRAGDELTISPRLTLWRGLPFFAEVKYHGVPEAINDPLLGLNGWQFAKNGGAFAAGEPKSASTWYPVNDTPRDKATFHLAMTVPSEWEVISVGEERGKRTSPKGTTTTYWSLDTPTVPYMTTVAIDKWQFERGKLADGTPILNSYAPGTPDTTKAAEARLPEIIDFLSSKFGKYPIDAAGGIFLAEPIGFSLETMSRPIYSGRAGNVSTIVHENAHQWYGDSVAVDLWKDVCLNECFASYATWLWSEAKDNVDLDARYLTNAKNGSDAFWNSPGNKLYDMGPGREFTAVYSKGPLALHALRRTIGEEAFSKVLKTWPSLHRDGNASFPEFQKYVEKVAHKNLKGFFDAWFYTPAKPAPEYLYPGPLKP
- a CDS encoding sorbosone dehydrogenase family protein, yielding MDAAKNLSPDSAPVTATTRRGADAVGEVTTIAPETDVPWGLAFLPDGSALYGDRDAQTVNRLSRDGKTKTVAGKVPGVVGTNGEGGLLGLELSPRFRWDHWVYLYHTSETDNRIVRIKYEHGALDLASEQVLLSGISKNKFHNGGRLRFGPDGKLYASVGDGQTSANAQDVNSLNGKILRLNPDGSPVADNPFYANGGNARYVWSMGHRNLEGLAFDSHGRLWESEFGNSILDELNLIEKGGNYGWPLCEGTVGDCANPAFKAPVQTWKVADASPSGIAIVHDTIYMSALRGEALWVMKIDGKTTSTPVAYFHGKFGRVRTVEPSPDCGLWITTSNGGDKNNIPDDTNAQFLHVSLGH